The Chlorocebus sabaeus isolate Y175 chromosome 6, mChlSab1.0.hap1, whole genome shotgun sequence genome has a segment encoding these proteins:
- the JUNB gene encoding transcription factor JunB: MCTKMEQPFYHDDSYTATGYGRAPGGLSLHDYKLLKPSLAVNLADPYRSLKAPGARGPGPEGGGGGSYFSGQGSDTGASLKLASSELERLIVPNSNGVITTTPTPPGQYFYPRGGGSGGGAGGAGGGVTEEQEGFADGFVKALDDLHKMNHVTPPNVSLGASGGPPAGPGGVYAGPEPPPVYTNLSSYSPASASSGGAGAAVGTGSSYPTATISYLPHAPPFAGGHPAQLGLGRSASTFKEEPQTVPEARSRDATPPVSPINMEDQERIKVERKRLRNRLAATKCRKRKLERIARLEDKVKTLKAENAGLSSTAGLLREQVAQLKQKVMTHVSNGCQLLLGVKGHAF, encoded by the coding sequence ATGTGCACTAAAATGGAACAGCCCTTCTACCACGACGACTCATACACAGCTACGGGATACGGCCGGGCCCCTGGTGGCCTCTCTCTACACGACTACAAACTCCTGAAACCGAGCCTGGCGGTCAACCTGGCCGACCCCTACCGGAGTCTCAAAGCGCCTGGGGCTCGGGGACCCGGCCCAGAGGGCGGCGGTGGCGGCAGCTACTTTTCTGGTCAGGGCTCGGACACCGGCGCGTCTCTCAAGCTCGCTTCTTCGGAGCTGGAACGCCTGATCGTCCCCAACAGCAACGGCGTGATCACGACGACGCCTACACCCCCGGGACAGTACTTTTACCCCCGCGGGGGTGGCAGCGGTGGAGGTGCGGGGGGCGCAGGGGGCGGCGTCACCGAGGAGCAGGAGGGCTTCGCCGACGGCTTTGTCAAAGCCCTGGACGATCTGCATAAGATGAACCACGTGACACCCCCCAACGTGTCCCTGGGCGCTAGCGGGGGGCCCCCGGCTGGGCCCGGGGGCGTCTACGCCGGCCCGGAGCCACCTCCCGTTTACACCAACCTCAGCAGCTACTCCCCAGCCTCTGCGTCCTCGGGAGGCGCCGGGGCTGCCGTCGGGACCGGGAGCTCATACCCGACGGCCACCATCAGCTACCTCCCACACGCACCACCCTTCGCCGGTGGCCACCCGGCGCAGCTGGGCTTGGGCCGCAGCGCCTCCACCTTCAAGGAGGAACCGCAGACCGTGCCGGAGGCGCGCAGCCGGGACGCCACGCCGCCGGTGTCCCCCATCAACATGGAAGACCAAGAGCGCATCAAAGTGGAGCGCAAGCGGCTGCGGAACCGGCTGGCGGCCACCAAGTGCCGGAAGCGGAAGCTGGAGCGCATCGCGCGCCTGGAGGACAAGGTGAAGACGCTCAAGGCCGAGAACGCGGGGCTGTCGAGTACCGCCGGCCTCCTCCGGGAGCAGGTGGCCCAGCTCAAACA